The genomic region GTGCCATCAGGTGCTCCTCCGTCTGCGGCTGCGGACACGGCTCGGAGGCCGCAATAAGCAGCACAGCTCCGTCCATTATCGCAGCACCGCTGAGCATCGTCGCCATCAGCGCTTCGTGCCCGGGTGAGTCCACAAAGGAGACCGTACGCACCTCCTCCGTCTTCGTGCCGCACAGTTTGCAGACCTCAGCCACCGTGTAACAAGTGGGCTCCGAGCAAACCGGGCATTTCCTGAAGGTCGCATCGGCATAGCCAAGCCGTATCGATATCCCGCGCTTGACCTCCTCACTGTGTCGGTCGGTCCACTCACCCGACAACGCGTTGACTAACGTCGTCTTCCCGTGATCCACATGCCCGATCATGCCGATGTTCACCATCGGCTTCCGCTCAGTCTTGCTGCTTCCCATAGATCAGGTGGGTGGCGCAAATAAGCGTCTCTCAGACCTATTCGCTCCACTATCACTCTTTACAATAAACAGGCTTAATAAAAAGTTTCTTGGAACGAGCGTGACCAATGCGCACGCGAGCTTCAGCTACCCGCGTCACCTTTCTGAGTATCCAGCGTTTAGAATCGCCAAGCGTCTCGTCTCCCTTTACAACTGACGCGTTTGCTAAACGGGCTTTAAGTACTGCGCTACCTATATGCTACCCATCTAGATAGATTCTTCGTAACATGTCCGGCAATTCGTTTGGAACTGCATTCCGCATAACGACCTGGGGAGAATCCCACGGCGCGGCTCTTGGTGTGGTCATTGACGGCTGCCCTGCGGGACTTGTGCTCAGTGCTGCGGAGATACAGCGTGAGCTAAACAGGCGAAAGCCGGGTGTAAGCGACGTCACCACAGCACGGAAGGAGGCGGACGAGGTGCAGCTCTTATCCGGAATCTTTGAGGGCAAAACGCTGGGCACACCCATTTCCCTGCTCGTGTGGAATAAAGACGTCAATTCGAGTACCTATGAGTCATTCAAGCACATCCCGCGGCCCGGCCAGGCGGATTATACCTATCAGCTGAAGTACGGGAGACGGGACCATCGGGGCGGTGGCCGAGCCTCTGGTCGCGAGACCCTAGCGCGCGTTGCCGCAGGGGCGATCGCGAAGAAGATCCTGGCGCAACATTCCGTTGAGATACTCGGCCACGTTGTTGAGATCGCGGGTATACGAGCGCGTGAGGTGAGTGCAGCGGAACTACGAGACCATGCGGAACGCACGACTGTCCGGTGTGCAGATCCTGAAGCCGCGAAGCGGATGGAAGCGGCGATCAAAGCGGCGAAGGAAGAAGGAGAGAGCGTCGGTGGCATCGTGGAGGTGCGTGCGCTCGGTGTTCCCCCCGGTCTGGGCGACCCCGTCTTCGATAAACTGGATGCCGAACTTGCCAAGGCCTTGATGAGTATCGGAGCAGTAAAAGGTGTAGAACTGGGCGCCGGGTTCGAAGCTGCGCGATTGCGCGGCAGCGAGATGAACGACGAGCTCTTCGTGCATGCGGGAAGGATAATGACCAGAACGAACACGGCAGGTGGCGTGTTAGGTGGCATTTCTACCGGCGCACCGCTCATCTGCAGAATCGCGGTAAAGCCCACGCCCTCCATCGCGAAGCCGCAGCGCAGTGTCAACATGACGACGATGCAGGATGTGGAGATCCAGATAACGGGGCGCCACGACCCCTGTATCTGCCCGCGTATCGTCCCGGTGGCAGAAGCAATGGTTGCTCTGGTGCTGGTCAATTTTCTGTTGAGAAATCCCCCGCGCATATAGCACGGCCAGGAGCGGAGTTCGCTCTTCTCTTCGTGCGCCCGGCGGCTTCATCAGCGGTCGTCCCAGTGTGATTCGCGACCATGAGTTATGAGTCTGGATGCACAGCAAGTTATTTGAAACCTATGCTAATTATGATAAGTATGAGAGCGCCGGAAACTGCGGGCTCCTCGCCTATTCAGTATACGCGCCCCGTCGAGGCCGTCATCAGGCGTGTGATCGCGATCCTGACGAATTGGGATGTGCGTGAGGGGTGTAGCTCCATCTATGCCGTACTGCTCGCATCTCCTGACCCGTTAACCGCAGACGAGATCGGCGAACGTGCGCATTACGCCTCTTCCTCGACTATGAACCACCTGAATACGCTGATTCGTATGGGGTTGGTAACCCGGGTTCGGCGAATAGGGAAGAACCTGTATATGGCGAATATGAGCTTCGTTGAGCTGATCAAGGCAGAACGAGCGAAGCTCACGCGATATCTTAGCCAGCTGCGGGATGAACTCGACGGCATTAAAGACCTGGACCATCTCAGAGCGAAGGTTGACCACGCATTGCTTTACCTCGGTGGACTGGAAAAAGCTTCGAACGAGGTCCTGGCGGCTTGAGACCAGCGATGAGAACCGATCTGTCGTTCTCTCGGACCTCAGGGAAGACACCCACAATCGTGTTGACTGCAGACGAGACAATGATGAGCAGGTACCGTTGGGGGATCTTCATGGGGTTCTCCACCTGCCTGCCGCAGGGGATTCTCCCTGATTGGTTCTATTTCAGCATCTTCGCGCCGCCGGTGCCGCGAATCAATGGGCGAGCGGTCTATGCCGACTATGGACTCAGGATTATCGAAGCCGCGCTCGCCGACCGCTTTGGCGCGGACGAAGTGGCCGTCGTCCACCCGAAAGATCTGGAGCAGGTAGTGGGCCCGCGAACGGAGATCATAGGCGTCAGTGGCCACGATTTCCTCGGTATCAATCCGCCGACCTCGGAGTTCGTTGATCTCGTTGATATCGGACCGCCGCTCAACCGTGTCAAGTTCTTCGAGCTGATGCGGAAGTTGGTGATGAAGGAGAAGACCGTGGTCGCGGGCGGGAAAGCGGCGTGGCAGCTGGCGGACGAGGCGGTCATGGACAAGCTCAATATCGATTACGTGCTCCTCGGCGAGGGTGAACTGACCGCGCCCGAGCTCTTCAAAGCGATCCTTGCGGATGAGCAGATGCCGCGGATCATCGAAGGCGAAGAGCCGAGCACCGATGAGATACCGAACATCAGGGGCGCAACCATTCACGGGCTCGTGGAGCTGAGTCGGGGCTGTGGACGCGGCTGCTCTTTCTGCACACCGAATATGCAGCGCCTTCGCTTTAAATCAGTCGAGCATATTGTACGAGACGTCCAGCGGAATCGTGAAGCGGGCCAGTGCTCGATCTCACTTCATTCTGAGGATATCCTCCGGTACGGTGCAAAGGGTATCACCCCGGACTATCAGCGCGTGCTCACCCTCATCGATCGCGTCACCGCGGTGGAAGGCATCACCAGTATCGGCGCGAGCCATATCTCGCTTGCCTCGGTCTACCATAATCCTCAGCTGCTTACCGCCATCACGGAACGATGCTATGCTGCACTCGACCAGGACTGGACAGGTGCACAGACCGGGGTGGAGACCGGAAGCGCACGCCTGATCGAGCGGCATATGCGCGGTAAAGTCCTGCCCTCATCGCCGCACCACTGGCCGGAGATCGTCAAACAGGCGTTCGGGCTCCTTGAAGATCAGCACTGGTTCAA from Methanomicrobia archaeon harbors:
- a CDS encoding chorismate synthase — translated: MSGNSFGTAFRITTWGESHGAALGVVIDGCPAGLVLSAAEIQRELNRRKPGVSDVTTARKEADEVQLLSGIFEGKTLGTPISLLVWNKDVNSSTYESFKHIPRPGQADYTYQLKYGRRDHRGGGRASGRETLARVAAGAIAKKILAQHSVEILGHVVEIAGIRAREVSAAELRDHAERTTVRCADPEAAKRMEAAIKAAKEEGESVGGIVEVRALGVPPGLGDPVFDKLDAELAKALMSIGAVKGVELGAGFEAARLRGSEMNDELFVHAGRIMTRTNTAGGVLGGISTGAPLICRIAVKPTPSIAKPQRSVNMTTMQDVEIQITGRHDPCICPRIVPVAEAMVALVLVNFLLRNPPRI
- a CDS encoding B12-binding domain-containing radical SAM protein, with the translated sequence MRTDLSFSRTSGKTPTIVLTADETMMSRYRWGIFMGFSTCLPQGILPDWFYFSIFAPPVPRINGRAVYADYGLRIIEAALADRFGADEVAVVHPKDLEQVVGPRTEIIGVSGHDFLGINPPTSEFVDLVDIGPPLNRVKFFELMRKLVMKEKTVVAGGKAAWQLADEAVMDKLNIDYVLLGEGELTAPELFKAILADEQMPRIIEGEEPSTDEIPNIRGATIHGLVELSRGCGRGCSFCTPNMQRLRFKSVEHIVRDVQRNREAGQCSISLHSEDILRYGAKGITPDYQRVLTLIDRVTAVEGITSIGASHISLASVYHNPQLLTAITERCYAALDQDWTGAQTGVETGSARLIERHMRGKVLPSSPHHWPEIVKQAFGLLEDQHWFNASTIINGLPGETTDDVIASIELVEDLKGSSSLIVPMNFVSMRGPVLGNVETFTIAKMRPVHWQLIGICLEHNLDVIPKLLRIYRTGSDPIRSWLLCVAARWMTRSARRYVTPMKHGEPPTARREASRWLYPDIPAF